A window of Fibrobacter sp. UWB11 contains these coding sequences:
- the lpxA gene encoding acyl-ACP--UDP-N-acetylglucosamine O-acyltransferase translates to MLHPSAYVHPSAKIHESTIIGPWCVVDEGAEIGENVVLESRVRVYGGVTIKANTHVYDGAILGAPPQDLKYAGEPTCLEIGENCIIREYTTLNRGTAQGGGCTRLGSRVLVMAYAHVGHDCQIGEGAVIANGCQLGGHVRIGKFATLGGTTAVQQRNQVGAYAFVGGTLKVDYDVPPCSRAFGNPLRFASLNLHALRLHVEEFPPERIAFFERAFRELYRNKRPIAEVIEELKKGPEPLFQAFFDEHWSGTLVRP, encoded by the coding sequence ATGCTCCATCCTTCCGCTTACGTTCATCCTTCTGCAAAAATCCACGAGTCTACAATTATTGGCCCCTGGTGCGTTGTTGATGAAGGTGCGGAAATTGGCGAAAATGTGGTACTCGAATCACGAGTGCGGGTGTATGGCGGCGTGACCATCAAGGCAAATACGCACGTTTATGACGGTGCAATTTTAGGGGCGCCTCCACAAGACCTCAAGTATGCCGGTGAACCGACTTGCTTGGAAATTGGCGAAAATTGCATCATTCGCGAATATACGACTCTCAATCGCGGTACAGCGCAGGGGGGTGGTTGCACGCGCCTTGGCTCCCGTGTCCTCGTTATGGCTTATGCTCATGTGGGGCACGATTGTCAAATTGGCGAGGGGGCGGTCATTGCAAATGGTTGCCAGCTTGGCGGGCATGTGCGCATCGGCAAGTTCGCCACTCTCGGCGGAACAACTGCAGTGCAGCAGCGCAATCAGGTGGGCGCCTACGCTTTCGTGGGCGGCACGCTCAAGGTCGATTACGATGTTCCTCCGTGCAGTCGCGCTTTCGGTAACCCGCTTCGCTTTGCATCCCTCAACCTTCATGCGCTTCGCTTGCATGTCGAAGAATTCCCGCCGGAACGCATTGCGTTTTTCGAGCGTGCTTTCCGTGAACTTTACCGCAACAAACGCCCGATTGCCGAAGTTATCGAAGAATTGAAAAAAGGCCCGGAACCTCTGTTCCAAGCCTTCTTTGATGAACACTGGTCGGGCACTTTGGTTCGCCCGTAG